A single genomic interval of Noviherbaspirillum saxi harbors:
- a CDS encoding MmcQ/YjbR family DNA-binding protein, with protein sequence MDVVAVKEHCSRYPGASSKVFGPPSNVLAYTVGDKQFAYFKTSEPEKWRFSIRTTPDRFLELTNVPGIKPARYMARFHWVTIVDVRTIPPDYLQELIMWSYKKALGSLTKRQQLAIVNERPNNTASMPTLPQGPV encoded by the coding sequence ATGGATGTTGTCGCTGTAAAAGAACATTGCAGCCGCTATCCTGGAGCATCGTCGAAAGTGTTCGGCCCGCCCAGCAACGTTCTCGCATATACAGTTGGAGACAAGCAGTTCGCGTACTTTAAGACCAGCGAGCCTGAAAAATGGCGTTTTAGTATTCGTACTACGCCAGATCGCTTTCTTGAACTAACCAATGTTCCTGGCATCAAGCCGGCGCGTTACATGGCTCGGTTTCATTGGGTCACGATCGTCGACGTCCGTACTATCCCGCCAGACTATCTCCAAGAGCTGATCATGTGGTCCTACAAAAAGGCGCTCGGTAGCCTGACAAAGCGGCAGCAGCTCGCAATTGTCAATGAGCGGCCTAACAACACCGCGTCCATGCCGACGCTGCCCCAAGGCCCCGTTTGA